The Ichthyobacterium seriolicida sequence ATAAGCCATGCTTCTAATACCTTAGGGGTGATAAATGATATAAAAAAAATAATTGATAAAGCTCGCCAATACGATGCTAAAGTACTCATAGACGGAGCTCAATACGTGGCTCATCTACCAGTAGATGTTCAGGATTTAGATGTAGATTTTTATGTCTTTTCTGCCCATAAAATGTATGGGACCTCTGGAGTCGGAGTTCTATATGGCAGGGAAGAAATTTTAGATAAGCTGCCTCCATATCAAGGAGGAGGCAATATGATAAAAGAAGTCTCTTTTGAGAAGACTACATACGATTGTCTTGCTAATAAATTTGAAGCTGGCACACCTAATATAGAGGGTGTTGTAGCTTTTGAAAAAGCTATTAACTATATAAGTGGTATAGGGCTAGAAAATATATCAAAATACGAGGATGAATTACTCTATTATGCCACTGAAAAATTACAGAGCATAAGTGGATTAAAGATATATGGAAGGGCTGTTGAAAAGATAGGGGTTATATCTTTCAACGTAGATAAGATACATCACTACGATTTGGGTTTGATCTTGGATAAAATGGGCATTGCTATTAGAACAGGACATCATTGTACGCAACCCATTATGAAACGATTCGATATATCTGGAACAGCTAGATTATCTCTTGCTATGTATAACACTAAAGAGGAAATAGATAAAATGTCAGAAGCCCTTGTAAGAGCTATAAAAATATTATCCTAAGTATTATTATTTAAGGTTCAAGACAACTTAAGGGGATTTTTTCTTATCCATTTTAACATACAAAAATACAAATTTTCATTTCGATAATTAAACCTCAATTCCACACTCTTTTAGATGATAATAAAACTTGTGCTTATGGACTCCTCTAAAACCTGGATAATCGAACTTTACATAGTCCCCAAAAATTCTCAATTCCATTAATGTGATTTACTCCTTTAGCAAATTCATTTTCACTATGTTTTACTCTATAATGCCTCTTATAACCATAGTTTACCAAGCCGTCATAAGACTTAAATCCATCAGTATAAATTGTACTTTCTTTACTTGCTCTGCTCTCTATAATAGGCATTATTACTGATGATGAGCAGTTTTTTACAATTTGTGTATAAACTTTACCCTCTCTCTTTAACATACCAAATACTGGAACTTTTCCTCCTGATCCTCGTCCCCTTTTTCCCCTAACTCGTTTAGCTCCAAAATAACTCTCATCTAATTCTATTTCCCCTTGATTAAAGGGACTTTCTTCTTCGCATTTTTGAACAATTAACAAACGTAATTTGTCAAAAATTTTGTTGATAGTATAACGACTTACATTAGTCAATTTACTAACTTTTTTCGCTTCAATATCTAGGCAAAATAACCGTAAAATAGACCTGAATTTTGCCTCAGAAATTCTTGAACGAATTATATACTTGTTTTTCATAGATAACATAAGGGGTTACACGCATGTAAATTTACCTTAAGTTGTCTTGAACCTTATTTAATCATTATTTTCGTCTGTAAATCAAAATAGTTTTTTATGAAATTAACGCCCTTACGATTGAATTTGTTTTTGATATACAAAATTCCTTTAGCTTTTTTATCTGGAACGAGAGTAAAATTTTTAAATTTTGATAAATCTGTGGTGGGGGTAAAATATAGATGGATAAATCAAAATCCTTTTAGATCTATGTATTGGGCAGTGCAAGGAATGGCTTCTGAATTGTCTACAGGAGTGTTACTTATGAAGTATATAAAGAGAAGTCATAGAGATGTATCCATGTTAGTGATAGGTCAAAAAGGTTCTTTTATGAAGAAGGCTAGGGGGAGGATCACCTTTACCTGCTTGGATGGCAACCTTGTAAAAGAAGCCATATCTAAGTCTATATCTACTGGAGAACCACAGAAAATAAATATGGTTTCAGAGGGTGTAGACCAAGACAATAACACTGTCTCAAAATTTGAATACCAATGGAGTATAAAAGTTAAATAAAGTCTAGTAGAGTTTAAAATTTCAGCTTTTATATTTAAAATAAAAACGGATGCTAATTTTCAAATTGGCATCCGTTTTTTTAATAATTTCCTTTAACTAAGGGCATTACAATTTCTACTCTGTTAAAAATGGGTATCGATAATTTTTAGCAGGGATAAAAGTCTCTTTAATCAATCTAGGACTGACCCATCTCAATAAGTTTTGAGCTGATCCTGCTTTGTCATTTGTTCCCGATGCTCTCGCTCCTCCAAATGGTTGTTGACCTACCACAGCGCCTGTTGGTTTATCATTTATATAAAAGTTTCCAGCGCTATTTGTCAATTTTTTTGTAGCGTATTCAATAGAGTATATATCTCTAGAGAAGATAGCTCCTGTAAGAGCGTATGGAGACGTCTCGTCTACCAAGTCTAATGTTTTTTTCCAATCTTCATCATTGTAGAGGTAAATGGTAATTATAGGGCCGAAGAGCTCCTCGGTCATTGTAAAATACTCTGGGTCATTAGATTCTATAACAGTTGGTGTTATAAAATATCCTTTAGAATCATCATAAGTGCCCCCAGCTATGATGTTTACGTTTTTGTCATTTTTCACTCTATCGATTACAGCAGAAAGTCTATCAAAAGACTTTTTATCTATAACAGCATTTATGAAATTTGAAGTGTCATATGGGCTGCCTATTTTCATAGAATTAACATCTTCTATTAAACTCTCCTTAATCTTAGCCCAGAGACTTTTTGGAATATACGCTCTTGAAGCAGCTGAACATTTTTGTCCTTGGAATTCAAAAGCTCCTCTAGAAATAGCCGTTACAACTGATTGTGTGTCGGAAGATGGATGTGCCCAGATAAAATCTTTTCCTCCCGTTTCGCCTACTATTCTAGGATATGATTTATATATGTTGATGTTTTCTCCTATAGTTTTCCAAATCTCTTTAAAGACAGAGGTAGATCCTGTAAAGTGTACTCCAGAGAAATGAGGGTTTTTAAATACAGTTTTAGCTGTTTCTTCTCCATCGGTCAAGACCATATTTATCACTCCATCTGGAAGCCCAGCTTCTTTAAACACATCTAATATAACCTGAGCTGAAAATATTTGATTATCAGATGGCTTCCAAACCACGACATTTCCCATTAAAGCTACACAGGCACATAGATTCCCAGCTATTGAGGTGAAATTAAAAGGAGTTATAGCATATACAAAGCCTTCAAGCGGTCTGTATTCCAACCTATTCCATATTCCTTCAGAAGACTCAGGTTGCTCTCTGTATATATTACTCATATATTCTACGTTGTATCTGAGAAAATCTACAAATTCACAAGCAGCATCTATCTCAGCTTGATGTATATTTTTAGATTGGCCTATCATAGTAGATGCGTTTATCTTAGCTCTATACGGGCCCGCTATCAATTCTGCTGCTTTTAGGAAAATACTAGCTCTGTATTCCCAGCTTAGATTAACCCACTTTTCCCTAGATGCTAAGGCATTGTCTATGGCCATTCTCACATGTTTTTGGCTTCCTCTGTAGTAATGACCTATTATGTGTCGGTGATCATGTGGAGGAGATATAGCAACCAAATCTTCAGTTATTATTTTTTCACCTCCTATACACTGAGATATGGTTATACCGCCTTGGTAATAAGATTGGTATTGATCTAGAACTTCTTCTCTTTCTAAGCTTCCCTTATCGTAATCTCTTACTGGTTCATTTACAGCTATTGGAACATTGAAAACTCCTTTTGGCATTGTCTTAAGATTAAAAAATTAAATTGAGTGGACTTAGGCAAAGGTATGTTTTTTAAAGTCTATTTTTTATAACCTATAGGTAACTATTTGAGATTATTTCACTCTTAAAACAACCTCAGTCGATGATTATCAACTTTCAGTAAGTTTTTGGAAAGATAGAGCCAATACCCTCATTGATAGACTCTGCTAATATAAAAGGCGTATCTCTTTTTATTAATACAGCTTTTAAAGGAAAAAAGAGGCTTGCAACATGTTAAAAATATGAGTTCTATTGAACTTGAAAAAGCAGGGATAGGATAGTAGCAGTTATATAAAAAATTAAACTACTGCTATAGTTTACAATAAACATTTGTTACATTTGCTGCAATGTCATAGCGATATTGCTGAGAAATCACGGAGGGTATTTTAATAATTTTTAATTATGACGAAGGAAGAATTTATTGATACTATTAAACAGTTTATTAATACTGTTAAAGAACTTATTGATACCATTATAAAACTAGCTTATAGTATTAAGGAACTAATTTATAGTGCTATAAAACTAATTTTTTGCTTAATAGCTACACTGCTTATAATAGAACTTTTTCTATTATTGTTTGGCCGCTAATATCATAGCGATATTGCTGATAAATCACAATACACGCCCTTGGGAGTAACAGATTTCAAAGCACTGAGCTACTTTAAAAATAACGATATACTGTATTTAGGGAAGTTCGTAACAGATGAGGATACCAAGATACGATTAACGAAATACATAAAAGACAAGTACTTAGATAAGAACCTACAAGATAAGAGGTAATGCTATGACCGCAGATATCTTCGCAGAGTCCTTTGAAAACCTCCTTAATAGCTATGCTTATAAAATAAACAGGATAATATCCACCACGGTGGATAAGATGAAGAACATGGCAGATGTAAATAATCTGCATTCCGCACATATTAAAAAATTTAAGGTCTTACTTGTTAATGATGAGTTTCAATGTGATTATTGCTCACATATGAAAGACAAGGTATTTTCAATAAGTCTTTGAAAAGA is a genomic window containing:
- a CDS encoding aminotransferase class V-fold PLP-dependent enzyme, which translates into the protein MFCVKKIREDFPILKRKVNRQDLIYFDNAATTQKPLCVIDCIDSFYKEESSNVHRGVHTLSQEATNRFELSRKTVQEYINAKHSHEVIFTKGTTESINLVASCITGQIKKGDEIIISHLEHHSNIVPWQMLCDRTGAILRVIPIEDSGELIFCEYEKLLSEKTSIIAISHASNTLGVINDIKKIIDKARQYDAKVLIDGAQYVAHLPVDVQDLDVDFYVFSAHKMYGTSGVGVLYGREEILDKLPPYQGGGNMIKEVSFEKTTYDCLANKFEAGTPNIEGVVAFEKAINYISGIGLENISKYEDELLYYATEKLQSISGLKIYGRAVEKIGVISFNVDKIHHYDLGLILDKMGIAIRTGHHCTQPIMKRFDISGTARLSLAMYNTKEEIDKMSEALVRAIKILS
- a CDS encoding hotdog family protein; this translates as MKLTPLRLNLFLIYKIPLAFLSGTRVKFLNFDKSVVGVKYRWINQNPFRSMYWAVQGMASELSTGVLLMKYIKRSHRDVSMLVIGQKGSFMKKARGRITFTCLDGNLVKEAISKSISTGEPQKINMVSEGVDQDNNTVSKFEYQWSIKVK
- the pruA gene encoding L-glutamate gamma-semialdehyde dehydrogenase encodes the protein MPKGVFNVPIAVNEPVRDYDKGSLEREEVLDQYQSYYQGGITISQCIGGEKIITEDLVAISPPHDHRHIIGHYYRGSQKHVRMAIDNALASREKWVNLSWEYRASIFLKAAELIAGPYRAKINASTMIGQSKNIHQAEIDAACEFVDFLRYNVEYMSNIYREQPESSEGIWNRLEYRPLEGFVYAITPFNFTSIAGNLCACVALMGNVVVWKPSDNQIFSAQVILDVFKEAGLPDGVINMVLTDGEETAKTVFKNPHFSGVHFTGSTSVFKEIWKTIGENINIYKSYPRIVGETGGKDFIWAHPSSDTQSVVTAISRGAFEFQGQKCSAASRAYIPKSLWAKIKESLIEDVNSMKIGSPYDTSNFINAVIDKKSFDRLSAVIDRVKNDKNVNIIAGGTYDDSKGYFITPTVIESNDPEYFTMTEELFGPIITIYLYNDEDWKKTLDLVDETSPYALTGAIFSRDIYSIEYATKKLTNSAGNFYINDKPTGAVVGQQPFGGARASGTNDKAGSAQNLLRWVSPRLIKETFIPAKNYRYPFLTE